One genomic segment of Helianthus annuus cultivar XRQ/B chromosome 14, HanXRQr2.0-SUNRISE, whole genome shotgun sequence includes these proteins:
- the LOC110889207 gene encoding uncharacterized protein LOC110889207 isoform X2 has protein sequence MKSDGKRHSWRKHTAEELPEVEPRRSCSCYGESLQVKMATPLKELLIDEKRVVLKTATQSLVVLLSSPKLALWFKVKCGHKSLMMSPSFWGYSSQQQNF, from the exons ATGAAGAGTGATGGGAAAAGACATTCATGGCGGAAGCATACGGCGGAGGAACTTCCAGAAGTGGAACCTAGACGATCTTGTTCTTGCTATGGTGAAA GTTTGCAAGTGAAAATGGCAACTCCTCTTAAGGAGCTTCTGATTGATGAAAAAAGGGTGGTGCTAAAAACGGCAACTCAGAGCTTGGTGGTTTTGTTGTCGTCGCCAAAGTTGGCATTATGGTTTAAAG TTAAATGCGGTCACAAGTCTCTTATGATGAGTCCTAGCTTTTGGGGATATTCATCTCAGCAACAAAACTTTTGA
- the LOC110889207 gene encoding uncharacterized protein LOC110889207 isoform X1, with protein sequence MKSDGKRHSWRKHTAEELPEVEPRRSCSCYGESISRLACYSLQVKMATPLKELLIDEKRVVLKTATQSLVVLLSSPKLALWFKVKCGHKSLMMSPSFWGYSSQQQNF encoded by the exons ATGAAGAGTGATGGGAAAAGACATTCATGGCGGAAGCATACGGCGGAGGAACTTCCAGAAGTGGAACCTAGACGATCTTGTTCTTGCTATGGTGAAAGTATTTCCCGTTTGGCCTGCTACA GTTTGCAAGTGAAAATGGCAACTCCTCTTAAGGAGCTTCTGATTGATGAAAAAAGGGTGGTGCTAAAAACGGCAACTCAGAGCTTGGTGGTTTTGTTGTCGTCGCCAAAGTTGGCATTATGGTTTAAAG TTAAATGCGGTCACAAGTCTCTTATGATGAGTCCTAGCTTTTGGGGATATTCATCTCAGCAACAAAACTTTTGA
- the LOC110889207 gene encoding uncharacterized protein LOC110889207 isoform X3: MKSDGKRHSWRKHTAEELPEVEPRRSCSCYGLQVKMATPLKELLIDEKRVVLKTATQSLVVLLSSPKLALWFKVKCGHKSLMMSPSFWGYSSQQQNF; the protein is encoded by the exons ATGAAGAGTGATGGGAAAAGACATTCATGGCGGAAGCATACGGCGGAGGAACTTCCAGAAGTGGAACCTAGACGATCTTGTTCTTGCTATG GTTTGCAAGTGAAAATGGCAACTCCTCTTAAGGAGCTTCTGATTGATGAAAAAAGGGTGGTGCTAAAAACGGCAACTCAGAGCTTGGTGGTTTTGTTGTCGTCGCCAAAGTTGGCATTATGGTTTAAAG TTAAATGCGGTCACAAGTCTCTTATGATGAGTCCTAGCTTTTGGGGATATTCATCTCAGCAACAAAACTTTTGA
- the LOC110889207 gene encoding uncharacterized protein LOC110889207 isoform X4: MKSDGKRHSWRKHTAEELPEVEPRRSCSCYGESISRLACYSLQVKMATPLKELLIDEKRVVLKTATQSLVVLLSSPKLALWFKGFSTRFTK, from the exons ATGAAGAGTGATGGGAAAAGACATTCATGGCGGAAGCATACGGCGGAGGAACTTCCAGAAGTGGAACCTAGACGATCTTGTTCTTGCTATGGTGAAAGTATTTCCCGTTTGGCCTGCTACA GTTTGCAAGTGAAAATGGCAACTCCTCTTAAGGAGCTTCTGATTGATGAAAAAAGGGTGGTGCTAAAAACGGCAACTCAGAGCTTGGTGGTTTTGTTGTCGTCGCCAAAGTTGGCATTATGGTTTAAAG GGTTCTCTACCCGTTTCACAAAATAG
- the LOC110889207 gene encoding uncharacterized protein LOC110889207 isoform X6 codes for MKSDGKRHSWRKHTAEELPEVEPRRSCSCYGESISRLACYSLQVKMATPLKELLIDEKRVVLKTATQSLVVLLSSPKLALWFKVIG; via the exons ATGAAGAGTGATGGGAAAAGACATTCATGGCGGAAGCATACGGCGGAGGAACTTCCAGAAGTGGAACCTAGACGATCTTGTTCTTGCTATGGTGAAAGTATTTCCCGTTTGGCCTGCTACA GTTTGCAAGTGAAAATGGCAACTCCTCTTAAGGAGCTTCTGATTGATGAAAAAAGGGTGGTGCTAAAAACGGCAACTCAGAGCTTGGTGGTTTTGTTGTCGTCGCCAAAGTTGGCATTATGGTTTAAAG TCATTGGATGA
- the LOC110889207 gene encoding uncharacterized protein LOC110889207 isoform X5 encodes MKSDGKRHSWRKHTAEELPEVEPRRSCSCYGESISRLACYSLQVKMATPLKELLIDEKRVVLKTATQSLVVLLSSPKLALWFKVVDCF; translated from the exons ATGAAGAGTGATGGGAAAAGACATTCATGGCGGAAGCATACGGCGGAGGAACTTCCAGAAGTGGAACCTAGACGATCTTGTTCTTGCTATGGTGAAAGTATTTCCCGTTTGGCCTGCTACA GTTTGCAAGTGAAAATGGCAACTCCTCTTAAGGAGCTTCTGATTGATGAAAAAAGGGTGGTGCTAAAAACGGCAACTCAGAGCTTGGTGGTTTTGTTGTCGTCGCCAAAGTTGGCATTATGGTTTAAAG TTGTGGATTGCTTTTAA